One segment of Cyprinus carpio isolate SPL01 chromosome B20, ASM1834038v1, whole genome shotgun sequence DNA contains the following:
- the apobb.2 gene encoding apolipoprotein B-100 isoform X2 translates to MTSGSCTEKHVLVPFSYKGRNGVTNTGKQALNLLGVAEYNDRVFEHNVANMKPLHLDSSVDMSPIQDKDAALAVLRELSGLSKTNDGRKRAHLAHKLVAVIRKMEAETLTATVPEALEISRFLTYQVLLQCGTPECNSAIMEIFRTFDRSTVEIDAAVYGMGMIPQSSRVLVKEMLAMAKFKPTKPIYYALSQAVRRLYETDGVTNEIQAVADYCLEQIGDCTGDQEHVFLSLRVIGNMVGALGAARPALHYAVIQCINQSTALPSVQHAAIQVYRQILVPEEGREVLMHAVLDRDASVQKRVAAYLILMKNPTPAELAQLAAAVHVEENRQAKSFIISHITNILSSTALETQDLRWKVREAFQGNEIGMIMEPTKLSRYYRLGSLEGNMIFESPNELPREVMLEMTLNSFGFDMDFIEIGMEGKGFEPIVEALFGEDGFFPDTVMKTTLYATDNMPAQLIEVLENMLPIMRNERKKRQAIQNIVKEISDNVNKLLENLKAQDTPEAMVYLKLLGAELGYLNAKDGKMIHDLLKMIPTDFAKRLLSSVDNELFLHYIFMDNEFYLPTGAGFPLRVALSGTFTPGIKGGLSFSPGMKEFAFALSAGIEFVTEIGTHFPDYVLSGLEMHTNIYHESGLRAKLSVTNNQLKLSIPAPREPTELISVTNSLVSVVGAKILPINANGEYINAEVCAPVFPGWKHCTVLKYPDDAAPFFPLNSDIKFTVTLYPSVEVTEYTATISYAHEDDSDKVTFRIKAEGTSFEATNTMMLNRKQQTVSSELLIPPLQLYSKVSAKLKHDEKLTLELKSDLKLPETNSVQTLILKLENEKIEAELKSHVNSEIQRIISNISAIETIINSLLDGQIAQNEKKVRDILAKSAAYLGVPALPVFAIPERLFLNVEISAHYLFGHPYYTITLPLPLGGKSTRDLNFPTTISTPNLIIPHLDLEFEATSINLPEFSIPVSVSLPVPTLKMTEMSGKLSSNFYNLETAVSAAKDPSADLRYSAKVEVTVTSPVDFLSLKVEGSALVEPTSGNSLMTKAKTVVRHKIFDATITAEEEVKLAEKLSVKSKSKLDVISHFGVQISLEHNGSFEFDDKEISGDGNLEGSFEAGSVNGSGILMQSVSLLPSRQEAKIDSSLKVDSTLLQARNSFALAFANGGLIILSNTAAFDDHLTNTANITFKEFQLALNSHTKTQAFGLKIQNMVETRAGTEAVSARIETSTDISEERIHSLVAGVLDINGLAIHSDASAKLMGHTAAHKANLNLNMDGLTTSGTNSLQSAFTMEELKQTFEINYKTLTATAKCKTIGNIMGTRIDHNTELEIAGLSGRIKNHLHFNSMVFNVETNTYGTTIPFSFKFDGSANGDNSINLYGHCNCKFNAKVLLKVEPQSIAQSHEFKISTLLDIDSVSIKSNFESKSDTLLIPSEQKTKVTVKAKVNNHAINQEISGYNTPARFGLEGSGTVHTNLFNTANTAYQDFAVSGILKYGKSSDRHLISLPFIDGLLLVPANIRITLASMGETLRNYINREGIASKIENLSQHVSDFVSNLNFERRAVQLKRTLISLSQEFALKLENLVASRIDAFAKLVSDIANHFSKALELTVEGMLVENVVPKHISTLIVSIIENVKIFLSSITTQSYTKLNEIFHPANAENNKLVSPLQIPSVSAALLVPSFGKLYGEVRFSSPVYNVTTSAEFKNASERHPLFTAFISSKGTSRKHNILNYNLDSTAQISMPEMIPVTVSETLKLTHVYLTLDQQAYSTLNGSASNNANSSSFSLETLYKHQVKIPSQSLSGEVNLVQNAIAFRDGAEITLTVKNEGSSKFTLEDFSEEGTHKCDLHFNMGLSTAKLTFTGRTDSAHLQMKMKVNADAVALSHIKFNASVETESPFIKNSLLVASGKACFSDLSIEIKPIHYTELVGPVSGVLSNTANIMTCPRMVDIHFQNKGNAKIKLYESLLTTVGLQSDYTFIFNPDLQEFSTVAVASFNNFNYSHNFTANNNEAEMGIYTVVNGVASVEFLNAAEMFVPAIFKIPAVKKLKLNHDQPIDLNAKLVYQKSGFALLLGNLVSKVSFKSSILNLSANTGIYPKDCLMHVSATTASVFQELNSKLDGSTSLTTKKGLKLASSLSMENAHIEGNHNSIVSLEDNFEAVLSVDTVAKIHTTSFTVNAAHQLSADTKAHPKAESNLTIKYTFSQSDSEAAGHGDAKNTLKLDATLSYITIESVSQITSNSTFPDGVTIKGTLDNEANIYVKADGLKSNLKTTGNGCIGFRYSELWFNINDLLTVEGELDRMYSLLEINSNYTKIESGDNDVAINHTARGKTDFVPLSTLMAAVDIFLTQPSYRDFDVRNEELTFSSERFAYKTETFSRWYNSSTAISGEHFNDLPNVAVFECSYSLTSPSMLLEYQGGLHIIPFKHN, encoded by the exons ATGACCTCTGGAAGTTGCACTGAAAAACATGTTCTTGTGCCTTTCTCATACAA GGGAAGAAATGGAGTGACCAATACTGGTAAACAGGCCTTGAATCTTTTAGGAGTTGCTGAGTACAATGACAGAGTCTTTGAACACA ATGTGGCCAACATGAAACCCCTCCATCTTGACAGCAGTGTTGACATGAGCCCCATCCAGGATAAAGATGCCGCTCTTGCTGTTCTGAGGGAACTTTCTGGCCTTTCCAAGACCAACGATGGACGCAAGAGAGCCCACTTGGCCCACAAGCTTGTAGCTGTGATCCGCAAGATGGAAGCTGAAACCTTGACAGCCACTGTTCCTGAGGCCCTGGAGATCTCTCGGTTTTTGACGTACCAGGTTTTGCTACAATGTGGCACCCCAGAATGCAACAGTGCTATCATGGAGATTTTCAGGACCTTTGACAGGTCCACAGTTGAGATTGACGCTGCTGTATATGGCATGGGAATGATACCCCAGTCCTCGCGAGTCCTTGTGAAGGAAATGTTGGCAATGGCAAAGTTCAAGCCGACCAAACCCATCTACTATGCTCTCAGCCAAGCTGTGAGAAG GCTCTATGAGACCGATGGAGTCACCAATGAGATCCAAGCAGTGGCTGATTATTGCCTTGAACAGATTGGTGATTGCACAGGTGACCAGGAACACGTCTTTCTTTCTCTAAGG GTCATTGGCAACATGGTGGGTGCACTGGGAGCTGCGCGCCCTGCTTTGCATTATGCTGTTATTCAATGCATCAACCAGTCAACTGCCTTGCCTTCAGTTCAGCATGCTGCCATCCAGGTCTACAGACAGATCCTTGTACCTGAGGAG GGTCGTGAGGTGCTCATGCATGCTGTTCTAGACAGAGATGCATCCGTACAGAAGCGTGTTGCCGCCTACCTCATCTTGATGAAGAACCCTACACCTGCTGAACTTGCTCAGTTGGCAGCAGCTGTCCATGTTGAGGAAAACCGTCAGGCCAAGAGCTTCATCATCTCTCATATTACAAACATCTTGAGCTCTACAGCATTGGAGACTCAGGA CCTGAGGTGGAAGGTTCGAGAGGCCTTTCAAGGCAATGAAATTGGAATGATTATGGAACCTACTAAACTCTCTCGATACTATAGACTTGGATCTTTAGAGGGAAATATGATCTTTGAATCTCCCAACGAACTGCCAAGGGAGGTCATGCTGGAGATGACCTTGAATTCTTTTGGATTTGATATGGACTTCATTGAG ATTGGCATGGAGGGTAAGGGCTTTGAGCCTATTGTGGAGGCCCTCTTTGGTGAAGATGGATTCTTCCCAGACACTGTCATGAAGACCACTTTGTACGCTACTGACAATATGCCCGCCCAACTCATCGAGGTCTTGGAAAACATGCTGCCAATCATGAGGAATGAAAGGAAAAAGAGACAG GCTATTCAAAACATAGTCAAAGAAATCAGTGATAATGTCAACAAGCTTCTTGAAAACTTGAAGGCCCAGGATACCCCTGAAGCGATGGTGTACCTCAAGCTTCTGGGTGCTGAACTTGGCTATCTTAATGCAAAAGATGGCAAGATGATTCATGATCTCCTTAAGATGATCCCCACTGAT ttTGCTAAAAGACTGCTCTCAAGTGTCGACAACGAGCTTTTCCTTCACTACATCTTCATGGATAATGAGTTCTATCTGCCCACCGGTGCTGGCTTTCCATTGAGAGTTGCTCTGTCTGGTACCTTTACACCTGGAATCAAAGGAGGATTGAGCTTTAGTCCAGGCATG AAGGAATTTGCATTTGCGCTGTCTGCGGGCATTGAGTTTGTGACTGAGATTGGGACTCACTTCCCAGACTACGTTCTCTCCGGTCTGGAGATGCACACTAACATCTATCATGAGAGTGGCCTCAGAGCAAAGCTCTCTGTGACCAACAACCAGCTCAAGCTTTCCATTCCAGCTCCTCGTGAGCCAACTGAGCTCATCAGTGTGAC CAATTCTCTGGTGTCGGTTGTTGGTGCCAAGATTTTGCCCATTAATGCCAATGGCGAGTATATTAATGCGGAAGTATGTGCTCCTGTTTTCCCTGGATGGAAGCACTGTACAGTCCTGAAGTATCCTGATGATGCTGCCCCCTTTTTTCCTCTCAATAGTGATATCAA ATTTACTGTCACGCTCTACCCATCGGTAGAGGTCACAGAGTATACTGCCACCATCAGCTACGCCCATGAGGATGATTCAGACAAAGTCACATTTAGAATAAAGGCTGAAG GAACATCATTTGAGGCCACAAATACAATGATGTTAAACAGAAAGCAACAAACTGTATCATCAGAGTTGCTCATTCCCCCTCTTCAGCTTTATTCTAAAGTTTCTGCAAAACTAAAGCATGATGAGAAGTTAACATTGGAACTTAAGAGTGACCTAAAACTCCCTGAGACGAATTCTGTTCAAACACTCATCCTGAAATTGG AGAATGAGAAGATTGAGGCTGAATTAAAGTCTCATGTCAATTCTGAGATTCAGAGAATCATTTCCAACATCAGTGCTATTGAAACCATTATCAATAGCCTTCTTGATGGCCAGATTGCCCAGAATGAAAAGAAAGTCCGTGATATCCTGGCGAAGTCAGCTGCG TATTTGGGCGTTCCTGCTTTGCCTGTTTTCGCTATTCCTGAAAGACTGTTCCTGAATGT AGAGATTTCTGCTCATTATCTCTTTGGCCATCCTTACTATACCATCACTCTTCCCTTGCCCTTGGGTGGAAAATCCACTAGAGATCTAAACTTTCCGACGACTATCTCCACCCCAAATCTGATTATACCTCATCTTGATCTGGAATTTGAAGCTACTAGCATTAATCTTCCAGAGTTCTCCATTCCTGTGAGTGTGTCGCTGCCTGTGCCGACTcttaaaatgacagaaatgtcCGGAAAACTAAGCAGCAACTTCTACAACTTAGAAACAGCTGTGTCTGCTGCCAAAGATCCTTCTGCAGACCTACGTTATTCTGCTAAGGTTGAAGTTACCGTAACAAGTCCTGTTGACTTCCTATCCCTAAAGGTTGAAG GATCTGCCCTTGTTGAGCCCACATCTGGCAATTCTCtaatgacaaaagcaaaaacagtgGTTCGCCACAAGATTTTTGATGCCACCATCACAGCTGAGGAGGAAGTAAAGCTTGCTGAAAAACTCAGTGTGAAATCCAAAAGCAAGCTTGATGTAATTAGTCATTTTGGAGTGCAGATTTCGCTGGAGCATAATGGAAGTTTTGAATTTGATGACAAGGAGATCTCTGGAGATGGGAACCTGGAAGGATCCTTCGAGGCTGGTTCAGTCAACGGTTCCGGAATCCTTATGCAGTCAGTCTCTCTACTCCCATCCAGACAAGAGGCAAAGATTGATTCTTCATTGAAAGTAGACTCAACACTTCTTCAAGCTCGAAACTCCTTTGCTTTAGCTTTTGCCAATGGAGGACTGATAATTCTATCCAATACTGCAGCATTTGATGACCATCTAACAAACACTGCTAATATCACCTTCAAGGAATTTCAGCTTGCTCTAAATTCTCATACAAAAACACAGGCTTTTGGCCTGAAGATCCAAAACATGGTTGAGACCAGAGCTGGTACTGAAGCAGTCAGTGCTAGGATTGAGACCTCTACTGACATCTCTGAAGAACGTATCCATTCCCTGGTCGCAGGAGTACTGGACATCAATGGTCTAGCTATTCACAGTGATGCCTCTGCTAAACTTATGGGACACACAGCTGCACATAAAGCCAATCTGAACCTCAATATGGATGGCCTGACCACCAGTGGCACAAATTCACTGCAAAGCGCCTTTACTATGGAGGAGCTTAAGCAGACCTTTGAGATCAACTACAAAACTCTAACTGCCACTGCTAAGTGCAAAACAATTGGAAATATCATGGGAACACGTATTGACCACAACACTGAACTGGAGATTGCTGGACTTTCTGGCAGAATCAAGAATCATCTACATTTCAACTCCATGGTGTTTAATGTTGAAACCAACACTTATGGTACAACTATTCCATTCAGTTTTAAATTTGATGGCTCTGCTAATGGTGATAATAGCATAAACCTGTATGGACACTGTAATTGTAAGTTTAATGCAAAAGTCCTCCTGAAAGTAGAACCACAATCGATTGCTCAATCTCATGAATTCAAGATCTCAACGCTCCTTGACATAGACAGTGTCTCCATCAAATCAAATTTTGAGAGCAAGTCTGACACTCTGCTGATCCCATCTGAACAAAAGACTAAAGTGACTGTTAAGGCTAAAGTGAACAACCATGCCATCAATCAGGAAATCAGCGGTTACAATACTCCGGCACGTTTTGGCCTGGAAGGGTCTGGAACAGTGCACACCAATTTGTTCAACACTGCCAATACTGCTTACCAGGACTTTGCGGTCTCTGGCATCCTGAAGTATGGCAAAAGCAGTGACAGACATTTAATTAGCTTGCCTTTCATTGATGGCTTGCTTCTAGTTCCTGCCAACATCAGAATAACACTTGCAAGCATGGGTGAGACCCTGAGGAATTACATCAACAGAGAAGGGATTGCttccaaaattgaaaatttatcTCAGCATGTTAGTGACTTTGTGTCTAATTTGAACTTTGAGAGAAGAGCTGTACAGCTGAAACGTACCTTGATATCCTTATCCCAGGAATTTGCATTAAAGCTGGAAAATCTGGTGGCCTCTCGGATCGATGCATTTGCGAAACTAGTGAGTGATATAGCCAACCATTTCAGTAAGGCATTGGAATTGACTGTGGAGGGTATGCTGGTTGAAAATGTAGTACCAAAGCACATTAGTACTTTGATAGTTTCCATCATTgagaatgttaaaatatttcttagcTCGATCACCACCCAAAGTTACACAAAGCTGAATGAGATCTTCCATCCTGCCAATGCTGAGAACAACAAACTTGTCAGTCCTCTTCAGATTCCTTCAGTTTCAGCAGCTCTTCTAGTGCCATCTTTTGGAAAGCTGTATGGTGAGGTCAGATTCAGCAGCCCTGTATACAACGTCACAACCTCTGCAGAGTTCAAGAATGCCTCAGAGAGACACCCTCTATTCACGGCTTTCATTTCTTCTAAAGGAACCTCTCGGAAACATAACATTCTGAATTACAATCTAGATTCCACTGCACAGATATCTATGCCTGAGATGATTCCTGTAACAGTGTCTGAAACTCTCAAATTAACACACGTTTATTTAACTTTAGACCAACAGGCATATTCGACATTGAATGGATCTGCCTCTAACAATGCTAATTCTTCATCTTTCTCTCTTGAAACTTTATACAAGCACCAGGTGAAAATCCCCTCACAGTCTTTGTCTGGTGAAGTCAATCTGGTTCAGAATGCTATAGCTTTCCGGGATGGCGCTGAAATCACCCTGACAGTTAAAAATGAAGGATCTAGCAAATTTACTCTTGAAGACTTCTCTGAGGAAGGCACCCATAAGTGTGACCTGCATTTTAACATGGGCCTTAGCACCGCCAAGCTGACTTTCACAGGCCGCACTGACAGCGCACATTTGCAGATGAAAATGAAGGTGAACGCTGATGCTGTTGCTCTAAGCCACATTAAATTCAATGCTAGTGTTGAAACAGAGTCGCCATTTATCAAGAACAGTTTGCTGGTTGCTTCTGGAAAGGCTTGCTTCAGTGACTTGAGTATAGAAATCAAACCAATCCATTACACCGAGCTTGTTGGACCTGTCAGCGGTGTCCTCTCTAACACTGCAAACATCATGACTTGTCCTCGCATGGTTGATATTCACTTTCAGAACAAGGGTAATGCCAAGATCAAACTCTATGAGTCTTTGTTAACCACTGTTGGTCTCCAGAGTGACTACACTTTTATCTTCAACCCTGACCTACAAGAATTTAGCACTGTGGCAGTTGCCTCTTTCAACAATTTCAACTACAGCCATAACTTCACAGCCAACAATAATGAAGCAGAGATGGGTATTTACACTGTTGTGAATGGTGTGGCCAGCGTTGAGTTCTTAAATGCTGCAGAAATGTTTGTGCCAGCCATTTTCAAGATTCCAGCAGTCAAAAAGCTGAAACTGAATCATGACCAACCCATTGATCTAAATGCCAAACTTGTCTACCAGAAGAGTGGGTTTGCTCTTTTACTAGGCAACCTGGTCTCTAAGGTGTCTTTCAAGTCATCTATTCTCAACCTCAGTGCTAATACAGGGATTTATCCGAAGGATTGCTTGATGCATGTTAGTGCCACAACTGCCTCTGTGTTTCAAGAATTGAATTCCAAGCTTGATGGATCCACTAGCCTGACCACAAAAAAAGGACTGAAACTGGCCTCTTCTTTGTCTATGGAGAATGCTCACATTGAGGGCAATCATAACAGCATTGTGTCTCTGGAAGACAACTTTGAGGCTGTATTATCTGTGGACACAGTTGCTAAGATTCATACAACAAGCTTCACTGTTAATGCCGCTCATCAACTTTCTGCTGACACCAAGGCCCATCCAAAGGCAGAATCAAACTTGACAATCAAGTACACCTTCAGTCAGTCGGACTCAGAGGCTGCTGGACATGGAGATGCTAAGAATACCTTGAAGCTGGATGCAACTCTTTCATATATCACTATCGAGTCTGTAAGCCAAATAACCTCCAATTCTACATTCCCTGATGGTGTCACAATTAAGGGAACACTGGATAATGAAGCTAATATCTATGTGAAAGCTGATGGTCTGAAATCCAATCTGAAGACCACTGGAAATGGATGCATTGGTTTTAGATATTCAGAGTTGTGGTTTAACATTAATGACCTGCTGACCGTTGAGGGAGAACTTGACCGGATGTATTCTTTGCTAGAAATTAATTCAAACTATACAAAAATCGAAAGTGGAGATAATGATGTTGCAATAAATCACACTGCTCGTGGTAAAACTGATTTTGTTCCCCTGAGCACCCTCATGGCTGCTGTCGACATATTCCTGACTCAGCCAAGTTATAGAGATTTTGATGTAAGAAATGAAGAACTTACTTTTTCATCTGAAAGGTTTGCATACAAAACAGAGACTTTCTCTCGTTGGTACAATTCAAGTACAGCAATATCAggagaacattttaatgatttaccTAATGTGGCTGTGTTTGAGTGCTCTTACAGTCTCACTTCTCCATCTATGCTTCTGGAGTATCAGGGTGGCTTGCATATAATTCCctttaaacataattaa